A genomic window from Indicator indicator isolate 239-I01 chromosome 10, UM_Iind_1.1, whole genome shotgun sequence includes:
- the SH3GLB1 gene encoding endophilin-B1 isoform X5 has protein sequence MNIMDFNVKKLAADAGAFLSRAVQFTEEKLGQAEKTELDAHLENLLSKAECTKLWTEKIMKQTEVLLQPNPNARIEEFVYEKLDRKAPSRMNNPELLGQYMIDAGNEFGPGTAYGNALIKCGETQKRIGTADRELIQTSAINFLTPLRNFIEGDYKTITKERKLLQNKRLDLDAAKTRLKKAKVAEARAAQLNTSQPEENNIMSEQEVRITQSEFDRQAEITRLLLEGISSTHAHHLRCLNDFVEAQMTYYAQCYQYMLDLQKQLGSFPSTFLSNNNQSSSAPVQSVSAPSVLASASASLPSVSNSVVTSGISELKSSSGSRKARVLYDYDAANSSELSLLADEVITVYSIPGMDSDWLMGERGNQKGKVPITYLELLN, from the exons ttcacagaagaaaaacttgGTCAAGCAGAAAAGACTGAACTGGATGCTCACCTGGAGAACCttctcagcaaagcagaatgCACTAAATTGTGgacagaaaaaataatgaaacaaacAGAAGTGTTATTACAACCAAATCCAA aTGCCAGGATAGAAGAATTTGTCTATGAGAAGCTGGACCGCAAAGCACCAAGTCGCATGAATAATCCAGAGTTACTAGGCCAGTATATGATTGATGCTGGAAATGAATTTGGTCCAGGAACAGCTTATG GAAATGCACTCATTAAATGTGGAGAAACACAAAAGCGAATTGGGACAGCAGACAGAGAGCTAATTCAAACTTCTGCTATAAACTTTCTCACTCCCCTAAGAAACTTTATTGAAGGAGACTACAAAACTATTACT AAAGAACGTAAACTATTGCAAAACAAAAGACTAGATTTGGATGCAGCAAAAACCAGAttgaagaaagcaaaagttGCAGAAGCTCGAGCTGCA CAACTAAACACCTCTCAGCCTGAAGAGAATAACATTATG TCTGAACAGGAAGTACGAATTACTCAGAGTGAATTTGACCGTCAAGCAGAGATTACCAGACTTCTGCTGGAAGGAATCAGCAGCACACAT GCACATCATCTTCGCTGTCTGAATGATTTTGTTGAAGCTCAGATGACCTATTATGCACAATGCTACCAGTATATGTTGGATCTCCAGAAACAGCTTGGAAG CTTTCCATCTACTTTCCTCTCTAACAATAACCAGtcttcctcagctcctgtgcagagTGTTTCTGCTCCCTCAGTCTTGgcctcagcctctgcttcatTGCCATCAGTAAGCAATTCAGTAGTTACTTCAGGCATCAGCGAACTGAAGTCATCAAGTGGCAGCAGGAAAGCTAGAGTTCTTTATGACTACGATGCTGCAAACAGCAGTGAATTGTCACTACTTGCAGATGAG gtGATAACAGTGTACAGTATCCCTGGCATGGATTCAGACTGGCTCATGGGCGAGAGGGGAAATCAGAAAGGCAAAGTGCCTATTACTTATTTAGAACTGCTAAACTAA
- the SH3GLB1 gene encoding endophilin-B1 isoform X6: MNIMDFNVKKLAADAGAFLSRAVQFTEEKLGQAEKTELDAHLENLLSKAECTKLWTEKIMKQTEVLLQPNPNARIEEFVYEKLDRKAPSRMNNPELLGQYMIDAGNEFGPGTAYGNALIKCGETQKRIGTADRELIQTSAINFLTPLRNFIEGDYKTITKERKLLQNKRLDLDAAKTRLKKAKVAEARAAIWAEEVTKSEQEVRITQSEFDRQAEITRLLLEGISSTHAHHLRCLNDFVEAQMTYYAQCYQYMLDLQKQLGSTQGAVFPSTFLSNNNQSSSAPVQSVSAPSVLASASASLPSVSNSVVTSGISELKSSSGSRKARVLYDYDAANSSELSLLADEVITVYSIPGMDSDWLMGERGNQKGKVPITYLELLN, from the exons ttcacagaagaaaaacttgGTCAAGCAGAAAAGACTGAACTGGATGCTCACCTGGAGAACCttctcagcaaagcagaatgCACTAAATTGTGgacagaaaaaataatgaaacaaacAGAAGTGTTATTACAACCAAATCCAA aTGCCAGGATAGAAGAATTTGTCTATGAGAAGCTGGACCGCAAAGCACCAAGTCGCATGAATAATCCAGAGTTACTAGGCCAGTATATGATTGATGCTGGAAATGAATTTGGTCCAGGAACAGCTTATG GAAATGCACTCATTAAATGTGGAGAAACACAAAAGCGAATTGGGACAGCAGACAGAGAGCTAATTCAAACTTCTGCTATAAACTTTCTCACTCCCCTAAGAAACTTTATTGAAGGAGACTACAAAACTATTACT AAAGAACGTAAACTATTGCAAAACAAAAGACTAGATTTGGATGCAGCAAAAACCAGAttgaagaaagcaaaagttGCAGAAGCTCGAGCTGCA ATATGGGCTGAGGAAGTGACAAAA TCTGAACAGGAAGTACGAATTACTCAGAGTGAATTTGACCGTCAAGCAGAGATTACCAGACTTCTGCTGGAAGGAATCAGCAGCACACAT GCACATCATCTTCGCTGTCTGAATGATTTTGTTGAAGCTCAGATGACCTATTATGCACAATGCTACCAGTATATGTTGGATCTCCAGAAACAGCTTGGAAG tactcaaggt GCTGT CTTTCCATCTACTTTCCTCTCTAACAATAACCAGtcttcctcagctcctgtgcagagTGTTTCTGCTCCCTCAGTCTTGgcctcagcctctgcttcatTGCCATCAGTAAGCAATTCAGTAGTTACTTCAGGCATCAGCGAACTGAAGTCATCAAGTGGCAGCAGGAAAGCTAGAGTTCTTTATGACTACGATGCTGCAAACAGCAGTGAATTGTCACTACTTGCAGATGAG gtGATAACAGTGTACAGTATCCCTGGCATGGATTCAGACTGGCTCATGGGCGAGAGGGGAAATCAGAAAGGCAAAGTGCCTATTACTTATTTAGAACTGCTAAACTAA
- the SH3GLB1 gene encoding endophilin-B1 isoform X4, translated as MNIMDFNVKKLAADAGAFLSRAVQFTEEKLGQAEKTELDAHLENLLSKAECTKLWTEKIMKQTEVLLQPNPNARIEEFVYEKLDRKAPSRMNNPELLGQYMIDAGNEFGPGTAYGNALIKCGETQKRIGTADRELIQTSAINFLTPLRNFIEGDYKTITKERKLLQNKRLDLDAAKTRLKKAKVAEARAASEQEVRITQSEFDRQAEITRLLLEGISSTHAHHLRCLNDFVEAQMTYYAQCYQYMLDLQKQLGSFPSTFLSNNNQSSSAPVQSVSAPSVLASASASLPSVSNSVVTSGISELKSSSGSRKARVLYDYDAANSSELSLLADEVITVYSIPGMDSDWLMGERGNQKGKVPITYLELLN; from the exons ttcacagaagaaaaacttgGTCAAGCAGAAAAGACTGAACTGGATGCTCACCTGGAGAACCttctcagcaaagcagaatgCACTAAATTGTGgacagaaaaaataatgaaacaaacAGAAGTGTTATTACAACCAAATCCAA aTGCCAGGATAGAAGAATTTGTCTATGAGAAGCTGGACCGCAAAGCACCAAGTCGCATGAATAATCCAGAGTTACTAGGCCAGTATATGATTGATGCTGGAAATGAATTTGGTCCAGGAACAGCTTATG GAAATGCACTCATTAAATGTGGAGAAACACAAAAGCGAATTGGGACAGCAGACAGAGAGCTAATTCAAACTTCTGCTATAAACTTTCTCACTCCCCTAAGAAACTTTATTGAAGGAGACTACAAAACTATTACT AAAGAACGTAAACTATTGCAAAACAAAAGACTAGATTTGGATGCAGCAAAAACCAGAttgaagaaagcaaaagttGCAGAAGCTCGAGCTGCA TCTGAACAGGAAGTACGAATTACTCAGAGTGAATTTGACCGTCAAGCAGAGATTACCAGACTTCTGCTGGAAGGAATCAGCAGCACACAT GCACATCATCTTCGCTGTCTGAATGATTTTGTTGAAGCTCAGATGACCTATTATGCACAATGCTACCAGTATATGTTGGATCTCCAGAAACAGCTTGGAAG CTTTCCATCTACTTTCCTCTCTAACAATAACCAGtcttcctcagctcctgtgcagagTGTTTCTGCTCCCTCAGTCTTGgcctcagcctctgcttcatTGCCATCAGTAAGCAATTCAGTAGTTACTTCAGGCATCAGCGAACTGAAGTCATCAAGTGGCAGCAGGAAAGCTAGAGTTCTTTATGACTACGATGCTGCAAACAGCAGTGAATTGTCACTACTTGCAGATGAG gtGATAACAGTGTACAGTATCCCTGGCATGGATTCAGACTGGCTCATGGGCGAGAGGGGAAATCAGAAAGGCAAAGTGCCTATTACTTATTTAGAACTGCTAAACTAA
- the SH3GLB1 gene encoding endophilin-B1 isoform X2, whose amino-acid sequence MNIMDFNVKKLAADAGAFLSRAVQFTEEKLGQAEKTELDAHLENLLSKAECTKLWTEKIMKQTEVLLQPNPNARIEEFVYEKLDRKAPSRMNNPELLGQYMIDAGNEFGPGTAYGNALIKCGETQKRIGTADRELIQTSAINFLTPLRNFIEGDYKTITKERKLLQNKRLDLDAAKTRLKKAKVAEARAAQLNTSQPEENNIMVNVSYVLNLLHVKWLKSEQEVRITQSEFDRQAEITRLLLEGISSTHAHHLRCLNDFVEAQMTYYAQCYQYMLDLQKQLGSFPSTFLSNNNQSSSAPVQSVSAPSVLASASASLPSVSNSVVTSGISELKSSSGSRKARVLYDYDAANSSELSLLADEVITVYSIPGMDSDWLMGERGNQKGKVPITYLELLN is encoded by the exons ttcacagaagaaaaacttgGTCAAGCAGAAAAGACTGAACTGGATGCTCACCTGGAGAACCttctcagcaaagcagaatgCACTAAATTGTGgacagaaaaaataatgaaacaaacAGAAGTGTTATTACAACCAAATCCAA aTGCCAGGATAGAAGAATTTGTCTATGAGAAGCTGGACCGCAAAGCACCAAGTCGCATGAATAATCCAGAGTTACTAGGCCAGTATATGATTGATGCTGGAAATGAATTTGGTCCAGGAACAGCTTATG GAAATGCACTCATTAAATGTGGAGAAACACAAAAGCGAATTGGGACAGCAGACAGAGAGCTAATTCAAACTTCTGCTATAAACTTTCTCACTCCCCTAAGAAACTTTATTGAAGGAGACTACAAAACTATTACT AAAGAACGTAAACTATTGCAAAACAAAAGACTAGATTTGGATGCAGCAAAAACCAGAttgaagaaagcaaaagttGCAGAAGCTCGAGCTGCA CAACTAAACACCTCTCAGCCTGAAGAGAATAACATTATGGTAAATGTCTCTTACGTGCTCAACTTGCTGCATGTAAAATGGCTAAAG TCTGAACAGGAAGTACGAATTACTCAGAGTGAATTTGACCGTCAAGCAGAGATTACCAGACTTCTGCTGGAAGGAATCAGCAGCACACAT GCACATCATCTTCGCTGTCTGAATGATTTTGTTGAAGCTCAGATGACCTATTATGCACAATGCTACCAGTATATGTTGGATCTCCAGAAACAGCTTGGAAG CTTTCCATCTACTTTCCTCTCTAACAATAACCAGtcttcctcagctcctgtgcagagTGTTTCTGCTCCCTCAGTCTTGgcctcagcctctgcttcatTGCCATCAGTAAGCAATTCAGTAGTTACTTCAGGCATCAGCGAACTGAAGTCATCAAGTGGCAGCAGGAAAGCTAGAGTTCTTTATGACTACGATGCTGCAAACAGCAGTGAATTGTCACTACTTGCAGATGAG gtGATAACAGTGTACAGTATCCCTGGCATGGATTCAGACTGGCTCATGGGCGAGAGGGGAAATCAGAAAGGCAAAGTGCCTATTACTTATTTAGAACTGCTAAACTAA
- the SH3GLB1 gene encoding endophilin-B1 isoform X3 — protein sequence MNIMDFNVKKLAADAGAFLSRAVQFTEEKLGQAEKTELDAHLENLLSKAECTKLWTEKIMKQTEVLLQPNPNARIEEFVYEKLDRKAPSRMNNPELLGQYMIDAGNEFGPGTAYGNALIKCGETQKRIGTADRELIQTSAINFLTPLRNFIEGDYKTITKERKLLQNKRLDLDAAKTRLKKAKVAEARAAQLNTSQPEENNIMIWAEEVTKSEQEVRITQSEFDRQAEITRLLLEGISSTHAHHLRCLNDFVEAQMTYYAQCYQYMLDLQKQLGSFPSTFLSNNNQSSSAPVQSVSAPSVLASASASLPSVSNSVVTSGISELKSSSGSRKARVLYDYDAANSSELSLLADEVITVYSIPGMDSDWLMGERGNQKGKVPITYLELLN from the exons ttcacagaagaaaaacttgGTCAAGCAGAAAAGACTGAACTGGATGCTCACCTGGAGAACCttctcagcaaagcagaatgCACTAAATTGTGgacagaaaaaataatgaaacaaacAGAAGTGTTATTACAACCAAATCCAA aTGCCAGGATAGAAGAATTTGTCTATGAGAAGCTGGACCGCAAAGCACCAAGTCGCATGAATAATCCAGAGTTACTAGGCCAGTATATGATTGATGCTGGAAATGAATTTGGTCCAGGAACAGCTTATG GAAATGCACTCATTAAATGTGGAGAAACACAAAAGCGAATTGGGACAGCAGACAGAGAGCTAATTCAAACTTCTGCTATAAACTTTCTCACTCCCCTAAGAAACTTTATTGAAGGAGACTACAAAACTATTACT AAAGAACGTAAACTATTGCAAAACAAAAGACTAGATTTGGATGCAGCAAAAACCAGAttgaagaaagcaaaagttGCAGAAGCTCGAGCTGCA CAACTAAACACCTCTCAGCCTGAAGAGAATAACATTATG ATATGGGCTGAGGAAGTGACAAAA TCTGAACAGGAAGTACGAATTACTCAGAGTGAATTTGACCGTCAAGCAGAGATTACCAGACTTCTGCTGGAAGGAATCAGCAGCACACAT GCACATCATCTTCGCTGTCTGAATGATTTTGTTGAAGCTCAGATGACCTATTATGCACAATGCTACCAGTATATGTTGGATCTCCAGAAACAGCTTGGAAG CTTTCCATCTACTTTCCTCTCTAACAATAACCAGtcttcctcagctcctgtgcagagTGTTTCTGCTCCCTCAGTCTTGgcctcagcctctgcttcatTGCCATCAGTAAGCAATTCAGTAGTTACTTCAGGCATCAGCGAACTGAAGTCATCAAGTGGCAGCAGGAAAGCTAGAGTTCTTTATGACTACGATGCTGCAAACAGCAGTGAATTGTCACTACTTGCAGATGAG gtGATAACAGTGTACAGTATCCCTGGCATGGATTCAGACTGGCTCATGGGCGAGAGGGGAAATCAGAAAGGCAAAGTGCCTATTACTTATTTAGAACTGCTAAACTAA
- the SH3GLB1 gene encoding endophilin-B1 isoform X1 yields the protein MNIMDFNVKKLAADAGAFLSRAVQFTEEKLGQAEKTELDAHLENLLSKAECTKLWTEKIMKQTEVLLQPNPNARIEEFVYEKLDRKAPSRMNNPELLGQYMIDAGNEFGPGTAYGNALIKCGETQKRIGTADRELIQTSAINFLTPLRNFIEGDYKTITKERKLLQNKRLDLDAAKTRLKKAKVAEARAAQLNTSQPEENNIMVNVSYVLNLLHVKWLKIWAEEVTKSEQEVRITQSEFDRQAEITRLLLEGISSTHAHHLRCLNDFVEAQMTYYAQCYQYMLDLQKQLGSFPSTFLSNNNQSSSAPVQSVSAPSVLASASASLPSVSNSVVTSGISELKSSSGSRKARVLYDYDAANSSELSLLADEVITVYSIPGMDSDWLMGERGNQKGKVPITYLELLN from the exons ttcacagaagaaaaacttgGTCAAGCAGAAAAGACTGAACTGGATGCTCACCTGGAGAACCttctcagcaaagcagaatgCACTAAATTGTGgacagaaaaaataatgaaacaaacAGAAGTGTTATTACAACCAAATCCAA aTGCCAGGATAGAAGAATTTGTCTATGAGAAGCTGGACCGCAAAGCACCAAGTCGCATGAATAATCCAGAGTTACTAGGCCAGTATATGATTGATGCTGGAAATGAATTTGGTCCAGGAACAGCTTATG GAAATGCACTCATTAAATGTGGAGAAACACAAAAGCGAATTGGGACAGCAGACAGAGAGCTAATTCAAACTTCTGCTATAAACTTTCTCACTCCCCTAAGAAACTTTATTGAAGGAGACTACAAAACTATTACT AAAGAACGTAAACTATTGCAAAACAAAAGACTAGATTTGGATGCAGCAAAAACCAGAttgaagaaagcaaaagttGCAGAAGCTCGAGCTGCA CAACTAAACACCTCTCAGCCTGAAGAGAATAACATTATGGTAAATGTCTCTTACGTGCTCAACTTGCTGCATGTAAAATGGCTAAAG ATATGGGCTGAGGAAGTGACAAAA TCTGAACAGGAAGTACGAATTACTCAGAGTGAATTTGACCGTCAAGCAGAGATTACCAGACTTCTGCTGGAAGGAATCAGCAGCACACAT GCACATCATCTTCGCTGTCTGAATGATTTTGTTGAAGCTCAGATGACCTATTATGCACAATGCTACCAGTATATGTTGGATCTCCAGAAACAGCTTGGAAG CTTTCCATCTACTTTCCTCTCTAACAATAACCAGtcttcctcagctcctgtgcagagTGTTTCTGCTCCCTCAGTCTTGgcctcagcctctgcttcatTGCCATCAGTAAGCAATTCAGTAGTTACTTCAGGCATCAGCGAACTGAAGTCATCAAGTGGCAGCAGGAAAGCTAGAGTTCTTTATGACTACGATGCTGCAAACAGCAGTGAATTGTCACTACTTGCAGATGAG gtGATAACAGTGTACAGTATCCCTGGCATGGATTCAGACTGGCTCATGGGCGAGAGGGGAAATCAGAAAGGCAAAGTGCCTATTACTTATTTAGAACTGCTAAACTAA